TTATTTCTAAAAATCCCTACCTCTAAAGCATAGCACAAAAGGGAATTAAATTGTGCACTATTTATAAAGATTTTATAGATACTTTTCAAAACTTTGAAAATTTATTTCGTTATTGAAATAATTATTAATGTATACTAAATATGTGAAGTTTTGAACATTGTTTGACGGTTTAATAATTGTTTTTGATCCGCCATTGTAGATGAAATACAGGAGAATACTCATGAATATTGTCAGTGAAAAAATCAAGAGTTGCTATGATACTTTACCGGCAGCGGAGAAGATGGTTGCAGACTTTGTCCTTGAGAGGAAGGATGATCTTTTCCAATACCCGATAAAAGAACTGGCAAGGTTATCAGGAACTACGCAGGCCGCATGGACCAGATTTGCACAGGCAATCGGTTATAGCGGACTTAAAGACCTGAAAAACGCCTATTATTCTGAAGCAAATGTTTCTCTTAAGCAGGCAGACAAGGGACCTAAGATTGCATTTAAGGACGTTAACGAGTATACTTCATTACAGTCGATTGCTGATAATATTTGTGCAACCAGCGTGCAGGCTATTCAGACAACCTACAGATTGTTTGACACTGGCAGCTTTAGCGAGGTTGTAAATAAGATTGTTACAGCCAAACAGATACAGGTATTCGGCGTAGGTACTGCAAGTGTCGCTGCCTATGACCTTTACTGTAAGCTTCTTAGAATCCACTACAACGTTATTTTCAATCAGGATCACCACATGAATCTGATGACTGTATCTCAGATATCTCCTGAAGATGTTGCAATTTTCTTCGTGGACAATCCTAAGAACAAAGAAGTAATGCAGCTCTATAACATTGCAACCCAGAAGGGTGCTATTACAATAGCCATTACAAAACTTGGCAATAACACTCTTACAACCGGTTGTAACCATGTTCTTTTTACAACTTCTCCTGAAATTGATAAAAAGAGTGGTATAACAAGCTCCAGATTTGCACAGCTCTTTATGGTTGATACACTGTATACAGCAATCTGTAATCGCGACTATAATAATATTCGTGAGTACCTGATCGATTCTTACGAGGTATTCAACGAACCGCCTAAGGAGTAAATAATCACTATGGAAAAAATAGCAAGCTTTACCGTCAATCATCTTGACCTTGAGCCTGGAATCTATGTATCCAGAAAAGATAAGGTTGGCCAGGAAACTATTACTACATTTGACCTCAGAATGACAGCCCCTAACAAGGAGCCTGTTATGAACACTGCAGAAGTTCACACAATGGAGCATCTTGGCGCTACATTCCTTCGAAATGATCCAGAATATAAGGATAGAACAATCTACTTTGGACCTATGGGATGCAGAACAGGATTCTATGTTGTCCTTGCAGGAGACCTTTCTTCAAAAGAGATTGTTCCTCTTATCACAAGAATGTATGAATTCATGAGAGATTTCGAGGGCGAGGTGCCTGGAGCAAGCGCAAGAGATTGCGGAAACTATCTCGATATGAATCTTGGAATGGCCAAATTCCTTGCCAAAAGATATCTTGATAACACTCTTTATAACATTGATGACAAACACCTTGTTTACCCAGAATAATCGAAAGAGAGAATCAACATGAAAATAGGAATAATCGGTGCTATGGAAGTTGAGGTAGAAACCCTCAAGAGTAAGATGACAGTTAAGAATACTGTTACAAAAGCTTCTATGGAGTTTTATGAGGGAAGCCTCGGAAATACAGAAGTTGTTGTAGTCAGAAGTGGTATCTGCAAGGTAAATGCAGGTATTTGCGTTCAGATTCTTGTAGATACATTTGGAGTAACCCATGTGATAAATACAGGAGCAGCAGGTTCACTTGATGCGCGTATCAATATTGGTGACATAGTTCTTTCAACAGATGCTTGTTACCACGATGTAGATGCAACAGTGTTCGGATATCAGAAGGGAGAAATCCCTCAGCTTGACACAGCTACATTTACAGCTGATGCTACTCTTAGAGAAAAAGCTAAGGCAGCGATCAAGGTTGCAGCGCCTGACCTTGGAATCTTCGAAGGAAGAATTTGCAGTGGTGATCAGTTTATCTGCGATAAAGAGGTCAAGGATGCCATTGTAAGAGATTTTGGTGGTATCTGTTGTGAGATGGAAGGCTGCGGAATTGCTCAGGCCTGCTATCTAAACAATGTTCCTTTCCTTATCATCCGCGCTATTTCTGATAAAGCTGATGGAAGCGAGATCATGGATTATCCAGAATTTGAAGCTAAGGCAGCAAGAGACTGCGCAGCAGCGACATTAGAGTTATTACAGACACTTTAATCTATAATAATAAATGATAAAGAGCCCCATTCCTGTTAATAGGAGTGGGGCTCTATTTCTTGTCATTAAAAGATATATCAGATATTCAGAAGTTTGCTGTACTCAGCAAGTGCTCCATCTGTCTCATGTGCAAGAACCTTCTTGGCAAGAACCTTACCAAGCTGAACACCTTCCTGGTCGAAGGAGTTGATGTTCCATACAAAGCCCTGGAACATTACTTTATTCTCGAAGTGAGCAAGGAGTGCACCTAGAGACTTAGGATTAAGCTCATCACCAATTATAATGCTTGATGGACGTCCGCCTTCGAAGTTCTTGTTGGCATTGTCATCCTTTTTACCACATGCGAAAGCAACAATCTGAGCTGCTACATTTGCGCAGAGCTTCTGCTGGCTTGTGCTGTCCTGAATGTTAACGTCGTTCTGAAGCTGGCTGTTCTTAAAGCCAATGAACTGAAGTGGAATGATGTCTGTTCCCTGGTGAAGGAGCTGATAGAATGAATGCTGTCCATTAGTTCCAGGCTCACCAAAGATAACAGGACCTGTTACATAGTTGATTGGTTCGCCGAAACGGTTAACACTCTTACCATTTGACTCCATATCGAGCTGCTGAAGATGTGCAGGGAAACGGCTAAGGCCCTGTGAGTAAGGAAGTACAGCTGTGCTGTCATAGCCAAGGATGTTTCTCTCATATACACCAATCATAGCATCAAGCATTGCAGGATTCTTAAGGAAATCCTTGTTAGTTGCAAGCTTGTCTTCTTCTGCAGCGCCATCAAGGAACTGAGCAAATACATCAGGACCAAAAGCAAGAGAAAGAACTGCTCCGCCAACACCTGATGTTGAAGAATAACGGCCGCCAATATAATCGTCCATGAAGAAAGCTTCAAGGTAGTTATCACTCTTAGCAAGAGGAGATGTCTCAGATGTAACAGCAATCATATGCTTGCTTGCATCAAGACCTGCCTTCTTAAGTGCATCTGTAACGAATGATTCGTTAGTAAGTGTCTCAAGTGTTGTACCTGACTTGGAAACAAGGATAAAGATTGAATGAGCAACATCTACAGAATTAAGTACTGCGCTAGCATCATCAGGATCTACGTTGCTGATGAATTTAGCTTCCATCTTGAAGTTGCCTGTTCTCTTAGCCCAGTTCTCAAGAGCAAGATACATAGCTCTAGGACCAAGGTCTGATCCGCCGATACCAATCTGAACTACTGTTGTGAACTTCTCGCCCTTTGCATTTGCAATTTCACCTGAGTGAACCTTGTTTGCAAAATCAGCGATTCTCTTCTGCTCTTTAACATAGAATTCACGCTTGTTAACACCGTCAGCTACTACATCTTTACCAAGCTGACCACGAGTAAGCTGATGAAGAACCATCCTCTTCTCACCGGTATTTATAACTTCACCATTATAGAGAGCTTCGTATTTGTCGGTAAGCTGAGCCTCATCAGCAAGAGCAGCAAGAGCAGATAAGATATTGTCATCAACCTCTTTTGCTGCGTAGTTGTAATTAAGGCCTGCAGCCATGGGAACAGAATACTTTTTGACTCTCTCGGCGCCATTTGCACCTGTCATAGCTTCTACAAGATTAACAGAAGCTGCATTCTTAAGCTCGTTGTAAGATTTAAGTGTATCAAGATTATTCCAATTGATCATTGTAAAAATCCCTCCTATAGGAATACGTAAGGAAAACGTTTTTGTTATCCGTCTAAAAGTGTAACAGAGAAAAATTAGCTAATCAATAATCAAGCTGTAAAATATTAGTGAACTTTACTTGATTATAGTTATGCATTATAAATTCTTGATTTTTTTAAGCTGAAAATATAATATTTTAGATAAAGCTAAAAATATGATCATTGGAGGATTTATGGGAGCTTTTTTATTTGTACATTTTAAAGAAAAGTTCACACCTGATGGGGAACAGGTATACTTTGGAGTATCAAAAGACGGCTTTAACTGGGAACAGGTTAATGGCGGAAATCCAATTTTAGAGAGTAAGCTTGGTGAAAAGGGCGTAAGAGATTTTACAATTACAAGGAAAAAAGACAATACATTTGTAATTCTCGCAACAGATCTTTCACTTGCCAATAATTTTGCTACCAAGTATAAGAGTAACTGGAATATTGTTAACAGAGAAGGCAGCAAGTATCTGTCTAAATGGGAATCAGAGGATCTTGTTCACTGGTCTGAGCAGGAGCTTGTCAGAGTAGTTGATGATAATTATGGCTGTGCATGGGCTCCGGATATTATTTATGATGAAGAAGCCGGCGATTATATGGTTCACTGGTCATCAAGATATCCAGCCCAGTCTGACAATGAGATGGCAATTTACTATGCCAAGACCGCAGATTTTATAAATTTTACAGCCCCAGTAATGCTGTGCAAGAAATCAGATACAGGGATTATTGATTCCAATATTGTTTATGAGGACGGATACTACTACAGATTTGTAAAGAGTGATTTCAATCCGGAACATATCATACTTGAAAGAGGCAAAACTCTTACAGGAACTTACGAGAGAATGCCTGCATTTGACGAGGAAATGGATAAGCTTGAGGCAGGACAGTATGAAGCGCCTACATGCTACAAGCTTCCTGATGGCAGTTGGTGCCTGATGCTTGATTTCTACGGATGCGAGAAATCCAAACAGGGATATGTTCCATTTGTGGCAAAAGATATTTCGACAGGCAGATTTGTTCGCTCAGATAAGGAGTTTAGCTTCCCTTATGGCTTTAAACACGGTACAGTTCTTCCTATAACCGATGAAGAATATGATAGGATCATTAAAGCTTATAAATGAAATTTTCATAAAGATAAATAATATATTACTAAATAGGGAATAGGATGTTAACAATCATAAACGTTTTTATGATATAATTTTGGTAGGTGCATAGATATAGGTTGCCGGGGGTGCAGGATGCGTTTTCGAACAAAACTCTTAATCACGTCAGTGGCGATAGTTATTATACCTATAATCTTGGCAATCGGTACATTTTTTGCAATAGGCAGATATCTTGTTTATGAACAGAAGCTTGACGATATTACGAACGGATTTGATTACAGCATGGTATCTGATCCAAGTGAAGCCTTTTCTGACATGACAGATGAAGTTACACATGATATAGCGCTTGCACTAATTGTTAACCCATTTATTCTGGAAGACAAATCTTTTCTTGAGAGTGTAGATAGCAAGATTGCATCTAAATATTCTTTTCTACTGGTTAAGCGGGATGAGGATATCTATTATGTGGCAAATATGGATCGTGCCAAGGATGTAGTAGATGAGCTGCCGGGTTATGGAACAGATGTAAAGGGCATTTATTACACTGCTTCCAAGCATTTAGTTAAACAGATAGATTTCAGGTTTTCTACAGGGGATCAGGGAAGTCTTTATATTATCTCAGGTATCAGAACTGCGTTGACAGCGTCATTACTTATTTATATGGGCATAGCAATCATTCTGATACTGCTTCTCACAAGTGTTCTTCTAACAATGTGGATAGGCAATAGCTTCTTCAAGCCTATTGATGAGCTCAATGTTGCGATGCAGCATATTCAGGACGGTAATTTCGATTACATTCTTCCTACTGATATTAAGGAAAAAGGCGAGATTGGCGCCATGTACCGTAACTATGAGGACATGCGACTAAGGCTCAAGGAGTCTGCAGAGGAGAAGATACTAAGAGAGAAACAGAATAAAGAGTTGATCAGTAATATTTCCCATGACCTCAAGACACCTATCACAGCAATTAAGGGCTATTCACAGGGACTATTGGAAGGCGTAGCCGACAACCCTGAGAAGCAGATGAAATACATAAGGATCATCAACAATAAGGCGAATGACATGAATAACCTTATTAACGAGCTGACCTTGTATTCCAGTATTGATAATAACAGGATTCCATATAATTTCATCAGGCTTAATGTAGGTGAATATTTTGGAGACTGTATTGAGGAAATCGGAGCTGATCTTGAGAGTAAGTCAATCAAACTTAATTACTCCAATCTCACAACTCCTGATACTCAGATAGTAGCTGATCCTGAGCAGATAAAGCGAGTGATCAATAATGTAGTCAGCAACAGTGTCAAATATCTCGACAGGGATGATGGCACGGGACAGATTGACATAAGGATTCTTGATGAAATTGATTCCATCAGGGTAGAGCTTGAGGATAATGGTAAGGGAATTGCTCAGAGAGATATTCCTAATATTTTCGACAGGTTCTACAGAACAGATGCTTCCAGAAACTCCAAACAGGGTGGAAGCGGAATTGGATTATCAATAGTTAAAAAAATCATTGAAGATCATGGCGGCTATATATGGGCCACAAGCCATGAAGGAGAAGGAACCTGCATGCATTTTGTACTGCGTAAATACGTAGAGTATGCAGACAATCAGGAAACAGTTACAGTAGATCATGAAACACAATAAAAAGAAAGGCGAGATAAGTGTATGAGTAGAATTCTTATTGTTGAGGATGAAGAGGCCATTGCTGATCTTGAGAAAGATTATCTTGAGCTTAGTGATTTTGAAGTAAAAATTGAGAATACGGGGGATGCTGGTCTTGAGACCGCTCTTGCAGAAGAGTTTGATCTGATAATCCTTGATCTTATGCTTCCGGGAATGGATGGATTTGAGGTTTGTAAGCACATCAGGGAAAAGAAAGATGTGCCGATCCTCATGGTTTCAGCCAAGAAGGATGATATCGATAAAATCAGAGGTTTGGGACTTGGTGCGGACGACTATATTACCAAACCATTCAGCCCTTCAGAGCTTGTTGCCCGTGTTAAGGCGCATATGGCAAGATATTCAAGACTTGTGGGATCCGGTCATGAGAACAACGATTTCGTTGAAATCAGAGGTCTCAAGATTGACAAGACTGCCAGAAGAGTATATGTAGATGATGAAGAGAAGAGCTTCACAACCAAGGAATTTGATCTTCTTACATTCCTTGCAGAAAATCCTAATCATGTATTTACCAAGGAAGAGCTCTTTAGAAAGATCTGGAATATGGATTCTATCGGAGATATCGCAACTGTTACAGTTCATATCAAGAAAATCCGTGAAAAGATTGAGTATGATACCTCTAATCCACAGTACATCGAAACTATTTGGGGCGTAGGTTACAGATTTAAGGTATAATAATAACTCCTATCTGGTTTATCCGGATAGGAGTATTTTTAAGTTTGCGCACTTGCGCGATAGGAATTATATGAAGGATATTAAGTATATTTACGAAGACAATGATATTCTGGTATGCCACAAGCCATCAGGAGTAGCTACAGAGGGTGCAAGAACCTATAACATGGATGTTGTGAGCGCCGCCAGAAATTATATAGGCCGACAGAACAGAGAAAAGACTTCAGACAGAAAGCCTCCATATGTGGCAACAGTCCACAGACTGGATCAGCCCGTTGAAGGTGTGCTGATCCTTGCCAAGACAAAAAAGGCAGCAACAAAGCTTGCTGCGCAGATTAAGGACAGAACTACAGAGAAGTATTATTATGCCCTTTGCAAGGGAAACTTCGCTGATAAAAAAGGCAGACTTGAGAACTACCTTGTCAGGAAAGAAGATGGCTTGGCTGCTGTAGTAACTGAAGAAGAGAGCAAAAAAATAAATGATAATGTTATTACACGTAGTAATGGCGAGACTATAAGGATAATTGGTGGAGAGGCCAAAAAAGCTATTCTTGAGTACGAAGTTATAGCAGAAAACGAAGAAACCACGCTTGTCAGAGTTAAGCTGCTAACAGGACGTTTCCATCAGATACGTGTGCAGATGGCAAATGTTGACCATCCGATAATTGGAGATCAGAAATACGGGACGGAAGAATCAAGGACACTTACAGACAAGATAGGCGCCAGAGATGTTTGCCTTGTCAGCTATAAATATATAATCAAACATCCATCAACAGGAAAGAAGATGGAATTTGAAATTAAGCCTGATAATCCACAGATAAGAGAAATGCTTGAAAAATCTTTATGACAGGGACATAAACAGATGCAGATTCTTTATACAATATATCTGATACTCCTGTGCGGAGTTTTACCTATATATATGAAGGATGGTTATTACGAACTTGGGGAAGCCAAGTCTCTTTGCTATCTTTTGATCAGTGCACCATTTGCTGCGCTTATACTTTTTAATATACTTTTTGCAAAAAGGGGTCAATCCGACATTGCGGTAGATGAAGAACTTCATGCTAAAAGTAAGGTCTTGGCTTCAGAGTTTTTTCTTTATGGAAACGCTTTTTCTGTTCTGATAACATTTATCTTTTCTTCATTTAAAAGAACAGCATTTTTTGGTATAGAAGGCTGGCGAAACGGTGTTCTTACTTTAAGTATAGCTATCGCATTCTGCATTATATTTAGCTTAAACAAGTATAAAACAGGTGAAAAGATACTTGTCATACTTATGATAGTTCCTTTTTTGGAAATGATCCTTTCTATATTGAACAGATTTTCCATTTATCCTATTGATATAAATGGACAGAATACATCTTTCCTTTCAACAGTTGGAAATATTAACTGGTTTTCAGGGTACCTGGCTATATGGGTTCCGCTTGGAATAAGCTTAATGTTTCTATCCAAAGCTTTTTCAAAAAGATTTATGTTTAGCGGATTATATACGGTTGTAGGACTGATAGCACTTTTTTTACAGGGAAGTGATGGTGCGACGCTGATATTGATAGCATGTTATGTTTTCATGTTATTCTGGTCGCTTTCAGACAGAAATCTATTCAGAAAATTTCTGATACAGGCTGTAGTTCTGGGAATATCGATGACAATCGTAGATATGCTAATAGCATTTTGGGGAAGTTATTATAATTACGAGCAGACAATTCTTTTGACCATATGTAAGTCTCATATTGGGATAATCCTTGTAGCAGCCGCATTCTTTTTATATAGACTTGGAAGGCTCTTTGAAGAGATCAATATGCCCTTTAGAGTAAATGTGTATAAGTGGGTATGCGGTGTATGCTTGTCAGTGCTTGCTATCTGCTGCGCAGCCTGGCTGATTTCATCTTTTGATGACAGCTTTGGAAACGGACGTGGAATTATCTATCGTATGTGCCTTGATATGTTTATGGGCCTGTCTTCATGGCAAAAGCTTGTGGGGATTGGGCAGGACTGCATATATCCATACGCTATGGCAGATAGTATGTGGAGCAGCTCTTTTAGAAATGTGTTCGGTGATCTGGTATTAACTAATGCACATTGTGAGTTTATGACAACACTCATAGAGAGAGGACTGTTAGGAGCCTTTCTTTACATAGGTTTGTTTATTTCTGTAATTTATCAGCTGATAAAGATAAAAGAAAAGGAGCCCCAAGCCTTAGCTTTTGGACTCCCTATAATTTCATATTTAGTTTATGAACAGATTTCTTTTTCCCAGGTAATGTCAATGCCCTACGCCTACATTCTGGTAGGTATGGGAATTGGATTATGTAAGGTCGGGAATAGGGATTGAGTCATCGAGCTCGTGGAAAAAGGTCCTTGTTTCAACTATTCCATAGAGAGCTTCCTTATATTCCCATAGAAATCTTTCATTAATATTTTCTTTTCCATACATCATAACTCGGCCGGTGTAGGCGTTTAAGATCGAAACATAGCGCTTATCCTGGTCGAATTTTTTGAGGATTTCGTCTTTTCTGCGCCTATGGTGCTTGGCTGCAAACTTCCTGATGTCAATTTGCAGATCTACAGGCAGCGGCTTTTCTCTTTCCTGAACGGCGTGCAGATACTTATCATATGTCTCATCATCTATCTTTTCAAAATGATCAACAAATTCAAGACAACATGCCCCATCCGGTAATAATAACCTTACCCTGTCTTCTCCGTAAACGTCTTCTACTTCGGCAACGACCTGGGGAACTAGTGGCTTGCCATTGTAGTCTAAAATGATAACTTTGTCACCTTTTTTGTACATGTGTAACCTCCCCTATGTTGATGTCTAGTAATACATTAATTATATCATGAATAGTTTATTTTCGTTTTAAGTTATTTTTAGGTTGCCCTTCTAGAATGACCTCATAAGATAACAAAACCGAGCAGAAAAATATAAGAAAGAGGACAGGCAATGGGCGGATTTAAAGATGTATTTGAAAGAATAGAGACTAAATTTCTGTTGGATGATATGCAGTACACCGAGCTTATGAAGAGACTGGAAAATATGGCAGCCATCGACAGCTATGGGAAAACATCCATCTTAAACATATATTTTGACACACCGGATTATAAGCTTATAGAGAGATCGTTGGAAAAACCCGTGTATAAAGAAAAGTTAAGACTTCGAACATATGGAATTGCAAATGATGAGACCAACGCTTTTATCGAGATCAAGAAAAAATATAAAGGCGTCGTATACAAAAGAAGAATTTCAATGCCATATGCCAAGGCGGTCGATTATCTGGTAAATGGTAAAGAAATAGAAAAAAGATCACAGATTTCGGACGAGATAGATTATTTTCTGCAGTTCTATAAAGGAATAAGACCTGCAATGGCAATATCCTATGACAGAATTGCAATGGCAGGAATCCATGATCCGGAGCTTAGGATCACCTTTGATACTAATATCAGGTGGAGAACAGATAAGCTCTCTTTGACTGAAGGAAACGTAGGAAAAGATATTCTTTTACCGGGTCAGCACCTGATGGAGCTAAAAATTGCAGGTGCTATGTCAGTAGAAATGGCGAGAATCCTCGATGAGCTTAATATAAGACAGACCTCTTTTTCCAAATATGGAAGAGGCTATCAGGACTTGATGAGTGAAAAATACATGGAATCGCAGGAAAAAGAGTCAAATATTGCCTTGTTTCGTAAGGCAGTGTAAAAGCATTTGATTTCAAAATACAGATTTAGAAGAAAAAGGAGAAAACGAAAATGACTACAGATATGATCTTTGGAAGCATTATGGCAAATGGAACAATTACAGGAGCAACATTTCTGATCGCAACACTTTGCTCACTTGCTATTGGCGTATTTATCGCATTTATGTACACAATCAAAAATAACTATTCTAAGAGCTATATTGTTACGCTGGCTCTTCTCCCTGCGATAGTTCAGGTTGTTATCATGCTGGTAAATGGCAATATCGGAGCGGGTGTTGCGGTAGCAGGAGCATTTTCACTTGTAAGATTCCGTTCAGCACCCGGTACAGGTAAAGAAATCACAAGTATCTTCCTTGCTATGGCAGTAGGACTTGCAACAGGTATGGGATACATCGGAATAGCAGCACTTTTTGCAATAATCATTACACTTGCTAACCTTATTCTTTCTAATTGTGGATTTGGCGATGCTCTTGCAGAAGAAAAGACCCTTAAAGTAACAGTTCCCGAAGGCCTTGATTTTGAAGGAATTTTTGATGATATCTTTGGAAGGTATACAACAAAGGCAGAACTTGAAGAAGTAAAGACATCAGGAATGGGCAGCTTATATAAGCTGACATACAAGATTGTTCTTAGACAGAAAGCATCTACAAAGGGTATGATGGATGAGATGAGACAGAGAAATGGAAATCTTGAGATCAGCTGTTCAAGACCTGTTATGGTAAAGAGTGAAGAACTTTAATATAGAGTTATATAATAAGAGACCGTTATCAGAGACAATAATACTTCTGATAACGGCCTTTTTTCTGGCTTATTTTTTATTTTTGGGAAGCTGCCCGGGGAGGGTGACGATAAATCTGATTATTTTATCACCATCTCTTACAGCCTCTATGTTTCCTCCATGCGAGACTGAAATGGCTCTTGCAACAGATAGTCCTATTCCGTAGCCGCCACTTTCACGGCTTCTTGATGAATCAGCGCGATAGAACCTGTCAAAGAGTCTGTCCAGATTGCCGCTTGGAATATTATCGCATGTATTTGCTACTTCAAAAACTATATTTTTGTTTTTGGACAGAATGACATGAATGCTTCCACTCTCAGAGGAATACTTGATCGCGTTATCAAGAAGGAGCGATGCAAGCTGATTTATAGCATTCTTATCGCCTGTAATATGTATTCCGTCTGCGATATCAATCTGATACTTTTTGCCCTTGGACTCTGCCACGGTCTGAAAAGAAGTGGCTGCTTCGCGTATTGTCTGACTGAGATCAAAATCTGAAAATACAACGTTTATCCGCTCTTCGTCCATTCTGGAGAGAGTCAGCATATTTTTAACAAGGCTGTTCATTCTCTTGGTCTGGTTGCGAATACTGCTGGTCCACTCGCTCTTTCCTGCTTCAAGTTCCAGAACATCAACGTTCGCCGAGATAATGGCAAGAGGGGTTTTGAGCTCGTGACCAGCATCTGTTATAAATCTCTTTTGCTTATCAAGTGATTCAACAACAGGAGCTACAGCCTGACTTGAAAATATGAAAACGAGAATGAACATGGCGACTAGGGCAAGTGCTCCAATAATAAGTGACTGGATCAGGAGCTTGAATGAATTGAAAAGAGAAGCGCTTAGGTCGATGAAAACAATGAGTGATGAACCATCATCATTTTCTTTCTTTTTATATCTGTAGGAATGGTACATTCCTTTACTCTTACCTGAAGAGTTAATGCTTGCAGCTATCTCTTTGGCATCATCCTCCGTAATTGCGGCGATGTGGAGAAGATCAGTCTCTGTTACATTCCCCGATGAGTCATATTTGACTACAAAATATCTGGACTGATAAGGCATTTCAGCGGATCGCGTGATGTTAAGCCTGGCAAAAGAAAAAGGCGCATCCGGAGCAAAGCGCTCATTAGGAGGAACAGGCGTCTCTAGGGATGACGAAGATGAGGAAGAATTATCCTGTTCGAAGTGTTTTTTGAAGGCTTCGTTATTCATACCAGGGA
The sequence above is a segment of the Butyrivibrio proteoclasticus B316 genome. Coding sequences within it:
- a CDS encoding response regulator transcription factor, yielding MSRILIVEDEEAIADLEKDYLELSDFEVKIENTGDAGLETALAEEFDLIILDLMLPGMDGFEVCKHIREKKDVPILMVSAKKDDIDKIRGLGLGADDYITKPFSPSELVARVKAHMARYSRLVGSGHENNDFVEIRGLKIDKTARRVYVDDEEKSFTTKEFDLLTFLAENPNHVFTKEELFRKIWNMDSIGDIATVTVHIKKIREKIEYDTSNPQYIETIWGVGYRFKV
- a CDS encoding S-ribosylhomocysteine lyase; translation: MEKIASFTVNHLDLEPGIYVSRKDKVGQETITTFDLRMTAPNKEPVMNTAEVHTMEHLGATFLRNDPEYKDRTIYFGPMGCRTGFYVVLAGDLSSKEIVPLITRMYEFMRDFEGEVPGASARDCGNYLDMNLGMAKFLAKRYLDNTLYNIDDKHLVYPE
- a CDS encoding RluA family pseudouridine synthase, coding for MKDIKYIYEDNDILVCHKPSGVATEGARTYNMDVVSAARNYIGRQNREKTSDRKPPYVATVHRLDQPVEGVLILAKTKKAATKLAAQIKDRTTEKYYYALCKGNFADKKGRLENYLVRKEDGLAAVVTEEESKKINDNVITRSNGETIRIIGGEAKKAILEYEVIAENEETTLVRVKLLTGRFHQIRVQMANVDHPIIGDQKYGTEESRTLTDKIGARDVCLVSYKYIIKHPSTGKKMEFEIKPDNPQIREMLEKSL
- a CDS encoding glycoside hydrolase family 43 protein: MGAFLFVHFKEKFTPDGEQVYFGVSKDGFNWEQVNGGNPILESKLGEKGVRDFTITRKKDNTFVILATDLSLANNFATKYKSNWNIVNREGSKYLSKWESEDLVHWSEQELVRVVDDNYGCAWAPDIIYDEEAGDYMVHWSSRYPAQSDNEMAIYYAKTADFINFTAPVMLCKKSDTGIIDSNIVYEDGYYYRFVKSDFNPEHIILERGKTLTGTYERMPAFDEEMDKLEAGQYEAPTCYKLPDGSWCLMLDFYGCEKSKQGYVPFVAKDISTGRFVRSDKEFSFPYGFKHGTVLPITDEEYDRIIKAYK
- a CDS encoding sensor histidine kinase yields the protein MRFRTKLLITSVAIVIIPIILAIGTFFAIGRYLVYEQKLDDITNGFDYSMVSDPSEAFSDMTDEVTHDIALALIVNPFILEDKSFLESVDSKIASKYSFLLVKRDEDIYYVANMDRAKDVVDELPGYGTDVKGIYYTASKHLVKQIDFRFSTGDQGSLYIISGIRTALTASLLIYMGIAIILILLLTSVLLTMWIGNSFFKPIDELNVAMQHIQDGNFDYILPTDIKEKGEIGAMYRNYEDMRLRLKESAEEKILREKQNKELISNISHDLKTPITAIKGYSQGLLEGVADNPEKQMKYIRIINNKANDMNNLINELTLYSSIDNNRIPYNFIRLNVGEYFGDCIEEIGADLESKSIKLNYSNLTTPDTQIVADPEQIKRVINNVVSNSVKYLDRDDGTGQIDIRILDEIDSIRVELEDNGKGIAQRDIPNIFDRFYRTDASRNSKQGGSGIGLSIVKKIIEDHGGYIWATSHEGEGTCMHFVLRKYVEYADNQETVTVDHETQ
- a CDS encoding MurR/RpiR family transcriptional regulator — protein: MNIVSEKIKSCYDTLPAAEKMVADFVLERKDDLFQYPIKELARLSGTTQAAWTRFAQAIGYSGLKDLKNAYYSEANVSLKQADKGPKIAFKDVNEYTSLQSIADNICATSVQAIQTTYRLFDTGSFSEVVNKIVTAKQIQVFGVGTASVAAYDLYCKLLRIHYNVIFNQDHHMNLMTVSQISPEDVAIFFVDNPKNKEVMQLYNIATQKGAITIAITKLGNNTLTTGCNHVLFTTSPEIDKKSGITSSRFAQLFMVDTLYTAICNRDYNNIREYLIDSYEVFNEPPKE
- a CDS encoding 5'-methylthioadenosine/adenosylhomocysteine nucleosidase → MKIGIIGAMEVEVETLKSKMTVKNTVTKASMEFYEGSLGNTEVVVVRSGICKVNAGICVQILVDTFGVTHVINTGAAGSLDARINIGDIVLSTDACYHDVDATVFGYQKGEIPQLDTATFTADATLREKAKAAIKVAAPDLGIFEGRICSGDQFICDKEVKDAIVRDFGGICCEMEGCGIAQACYLNNVPFLIIRAISDKADGSEIMDYPEFEAKAARDCAAATLELLQTL
- a CDS encoding glucose-6-phosphate isomerase; this encodes MINWNNLDTLKSYNELKNAASVNLVEAMTGANGAERVKKYSVPMAAGLNYNYAAKEVDDNILSALAALADEAQLTDKYEALYNGEVINTGEKRMVLHQLTRGQLGKDVVADGVNKREFYVKEQKRIADFANKVHSGEIANAKGEKFTTVVQIGIGGSDLGPRAMYLALENWAKRTGNFKMEAKFISNVDPDDASAVLNSVDVAHSIFILVSKSGTTLETLTNESFVTDALKKAGLDASKHMIAVTSETSPLAKSDNYLEAFFMDDYIGGRYSSTSGVGGAVLSLAFGPDVFAQFLDGAAEEDKLATNKDFLKNPAMLDAMIGVYERNILGYDSTAVLPYSQGLSRFPAHLQQLDMESNGKSVNRFGEPINYVTGPVIFGEPGTNGQHSFYQLLHQGTDIIPLQFIGFKNSQLQNDVNIQDSTSQQKLCANVAAQIVAFACGKKDDNANKNFEGGRPSSIIIGDELNPKSLGALLAHFENKVMFQGFVWNINSFDQEGVQLGKVLAKKVLAHETDGALAEYSKLLNI